Proteins from one Deinococcus sp. AB2017081 genomic window:
- the nuoL gene encoding NADH-quinone oxidoreductase subunit L, producing the protein MPLFLLPLLPLLGFALLMCLPRLFPGKSGGWLASGLVLLSFLLAVSRYFGLTDTPQSETLWTWLPNMALGEGGVTANLSVGFTWDQLSALMTLIITGVGFLIHVYSISYMSHDAKFTRFFAFLNFFVSMMLILVLADSYPLMFVGWEGVGTASFLLIGFWFSGRGNPADATTFAARDAEGRSNSNAARKAFIMNRIGDLGFMLGMFLLFKAFGTLNIAQLAERVETVQFDRAALELACLFLLVGAVGKSGQLPLTTWLPDAMAGPTPVSALIHAATMVTAGVYLVTRSNFLFDLAPTASLWVAWVGGLTALYGALSALNQYDIKKILAYSTVSQLGYMFMAVGLHAYTAGVFHLLTHAFFKALLFLAAGAVIHAVHEEQDVRQMGGLRRFMPFTHIVSLMGVLAISGIPIWSGFFSKDAILAAAYESNPWLYVIGLGVALLTAFYMGRWYFLVWRGTYRGDTGRGHAHPHEADPLMTAPLGVLAALATLGGFLNVPTFLGGGHAFDTYLSRAVPLEAHEIAASTEWLLTALAVAAGVIGLLWAAAEHRRGTLTDGPLGRTSTNALYLDTVYDNLVSAPSRTIAGALDIADRSTDGLIGSVSRNAAAPGGLFTLWQSGFVRAYAVSMLLGTAGIIGYWALKTIGGGL; encoded by the coding sequence GTGCCCCTGTTCCTTCTTCCCCTGCTGCCGCTGCTGGGCTTTGCCCTGCTGATGTGCCTTCCCCGCCTCTTTCCCGGCAAGTCCGGCGGCTGGCTGGCGTCCGGGCTGGTGCTGCTCAGCTTCCTGCTCGCCGTGTCACGCTATTTCGGCCTGACCGACACGCCCCAGAGTGAAACGCTGTGGACGTGGCTGCCCAACATGGCCCTGGGCGAGGGAGGCGTCACCGCCAACCTGTCCGTGGGCTTCACGTGGGATCAGCTGTCGGCCCTGATGACCCTGATCATCACGGGCGTGGGCTTCCTGATCCACGTCTACTCGATCTCGTACATGAGCCACGACGCGAAGTTCACGCGCTTTTTTGCCTTCCTGAACTTCTTCGTGTCCATGATGCTGATCCTGGTGCTGGCCGACTCGTACCCGCTGATGTTCGTCGGGTGGGAGGGGGTGGGTACCGCGTCGTTCCTGCTGATCGGCTTCTGGTTCTCGGGCCGCGGCAACCCCGCCGACGCCACCACCTTCGCCGCCCGCGACGCCGAGGGCCGCAGCAACAGCAACGCCGCCCGCAAGGCCTTCATCATGAACCGCATCGGGGATCTGGGCTTCATGCTCGGGATGTTCCTGCTGTTCAAGGCCTTCGGCACCCTGAACATTGCCCAGCTGGCCGAGCGGGTCGAGACCGTGCAGTTCGACCGGGCCGCGCTGGAACTGGCATGTCTGTTCCTGCTGGTGGGCGCGGTCGGCAAGTCCGGCCAGCTGCCGCTGACCACGTGGCTCCCGGACGCCATGGCCGGCCCCACGCCGGTCTCGGCGCTGATCCACGCGGCGACCATGGTGACGGCGGGCGTGTACCTCGTGACGCGCAGCAACTTCCTGTTCGACCTCGCGCCGACGGCGTCACTGTGGGTCGCGTGGGTCGGGGGCCTCACCGCGCTGTACGGCGCACTCTCGGCGCTGAACCAGTACGACATCAAGAAGATCCTCGCGTACTCGACCGTGTCGCAGCTGGGCTACATGTTCATGGCGGTGGGGCTGCACGCCTACACGGCCGGGGTGTTCCACCTGCTCACGCACGCCTTCTTCAAGGCGCTGCTGTTCCTGGCCGCCGGGGCCGTCATCCACGCCGTCCACGAGGAGCAGGACGTGCGGCAGATGGGCGGGCTGCGCAGGTTCATGCCGTTCACGCATATCGTCTCGCTGATGGGCGTGCTGGCGATCAGCGGCATTCCCATCTGGAGCGGGTTCTTCTCCAAGGACGCGATCCTGGCCGCCGCGTATGAATCCAACCCGTGGCTGTACGTGATCGGCCTGGGCGTAGCCCTGCTGACCGCGTTCTACATGGGCCGCTGGTACTTCCTGGTGTGGCGCGGCACCTACCGTGGAGACACTGGCCGTGGGCACGCCCACCCGCACGAGGCCGATCCGCTGATGACCGCGCCGCTGGGCGTGCTGGCCGCGCTGGCCACGCTGGGCGGCTTCCTGAACGTGCCGACCTTCCTGGGCGGCGGACACGCCTTCGACACCTACCTGAGCCGCGCGGTGCCTCTGGAGGCCCATGAGATCGCGGCCTCGACCGAGTGGCTGCTCACGGCGCTGGCGGTCGCGGCCGGCGTGATCGGTCTGCTGTGGGCCGCCGCCGAGCACCGGCGCGGCACGCTGACGGACGGCCCGCTGGGCCGTACCAGCACCAATGCCCTGTACCTCGACACCGTGTACGACAACCTCGTCAGTGCGCCCAGCCGCACCATCGCCGGGGCACTGGACATCGCCGACCGCAGCACGGACGGCCTGATCGGCAGTGTCAGCCGCAACGCCGCTGCGCCGGGAGGCCTGTTCACGCTGTGGCAGAGCGGCTTCGTGCGCGCCTACGCGGTCAGCATGCTGCTCGGCACGGCCGGGATCATCGGCTACTGGGCCCTCAAAACGATTGGAGGTGGCCTGTGA
- a CDS encoding NADH-quinone oxidoreductase subunit J, which yields MMLAFTLLGALAICGGVVTIAARNAVHASLGLVGTLLCVAGLFATMSASFLAAVQVIVYAGAIMVLFLFVIMLLNANSPITGRDPIPYVRELAGIGGTVLAGAFVVLAYTFKNPGPLAAASQGPAAGALDTATTGLRGGTAQVMGETLLTRFLLPFEAVSILLLVAIVGAVALVQRPAAEPDGVSDTDEVLLPSAPERLPEREVRA from the coding sequence ATGATGCTCGCGTTTACCCTCCTGGGCGCGCTGGCCATCTGCGGCGGGGTGGTCACCATCGCGGCGCGGAACGCGGTGCACGCGTCGCTGGGGCTGGTGGGCACGCTGCTGTGCGTGGCGGGACTGTTCGCCACCATGAGTGCGTCGTTCCTGGCCGCCGTGCAGGTGATCGTGTACGCCGGGGCGATCATGGTGCTGTTCCTGTTCGTGATCATGCTGCTGAACGCCAACTCGCCCATCACGGGGCGCGACCCGATTCCCTACGTGCGTGAACTGGCCGGGATCGGCGGCACCGTGCTGGCGGGCGCCTTCGTGGTGCTGGCGTACACCTTCAAGAACCCAGGCCCGCTGGCGGCGGCGTCCCAGGGGCCGGCGGCGGGCGCGCTGGACACGGCGACGACCGGGCTGCGCGGCGGCACGGCGCAGGTCATGGGTGAGACGCTCCTGACCCGCTTCCTGCTGCCCTTCGAGGCGGTCAGCATCCTGCTGCTGGTCGCCATCGTCGGCGCGGTCGCGCTGGTGCAGCGCCCGGCCGCCGAGCCGGACGGCGTTTCGGACACAGATGAGGTGCTGCTGCCCTCGGCGCCGGAACGGCTGCCCGAGCGGGAGGTGCGTGCGTGA
- the nuoH gene encoding NADH-quinone oxidoreductase subunit NuoH: MPDWLAALLITLLKAVLLTLALLTTFAYMTLVERRLLARMQLRPGPNRVGPMGLLQPAADAIKSIFKEDLNVTLADKLVYTLAPIIAIGMALSAFGGLPGGPADSLFGEDPWVYNLNTGVLALLALTSMGVYGIFLGGWASGSKYPILGGLRSSAQMISYELGMGLSILGLLMLVGTTSFQGIVGWQAQNGWLIVFQSLGFALFLISSFAETNRTPFDLPEAEQEIVAGYLTEYSAIKWALFQMAEYVNMITASAVMATLFFGGWKGPQFLNGLIPGISDWPIIWLVAKIAFFLFVFIWVRATLPRLRYDQLMRFGWKLLLPLALANTMVTAAFLAFRGQGGLWFLAVLSLAGLVALLIMSDRVRPLWNTPTIRREDDTATALVRRPAGGD, from the coding sequence ATGCCCGACTGGCTCGCCGCCCTGCTCATCACCCTGCTCAAGGCCGTGCTGCTCACGCTCGCGCTGCTGACCACCTTCGCGTACATGACCCTGGTCGAGCGCCGGTTGCTGGCCCGCATGCAGCTGCGCCCCGGCCCGAACCGCGTGGGGCCCATGGGCCTGCTGCAGCCCGCCGCCGACGCGATCAAGAGCATCTTCAAGGAGGATCTCAACGTCACGCTGGCCGACAAGCTGGTGTACACGCTCGCGCCGATCATCGCCATCGGCATGGCGCTCAGCGCCTTCGGGGGGCTGCCGGGCGGCCCGGCGGACAGCCTGTTCGGGGAAGACCCGTGGGTCTACAACCTGAATACGGGTGTGCTGGCGCTGCTCGCCCTGACCAGCATGGGCGTGTACGGCATCTTCCTGGGCGGCTGGGCGTCGGGCAGCAAGTACCCGATCCTGGGTGGTCTGCGGTCAAGCGCCCAGATGATCAGCTACGAACTCGGCATGGGCCTGAGCATCCTGGGTCTGCTGATGCTGGTCGGCACCACGTCGTTCCAGGGCATCGTCGGCTGGCAGGCGCAGAACGGCTGGCTGATCGTGTTCCAGTCGCTGGGCTTCGCGCTGTTCCTGATCTCGTCCTTCGCCGAGACCAACCGCACGCCCTTCGACCTGCCGGAAGCCGAGCAGGAGATCGTCGCCGGCTACCTGACCGAGTACAGCGCGATCAAGTGGGCGCTGTTCCAGATGGCCGAGTACGTGAACATGATCACCGCGTCGGCGGTCATGGCCACGCTGTTCTTCGGTGGGTGGAAGGGGCCGCAGTTCCTGAACGGACTGATCCCCGGCATCTCCGACTGGCCGATCATCTGGCTGGTCGCCAAGATCGCGTTCTTCCTGTTCGTGTTCATCTGGGTGCGGGCCACGCTGCCCCGCCTGCGCTACGACCAGCTCATGCGTTTTGGCTGGAAGCTGTTGCTGCCACTGGCGCTGGCGAACACCATGGTCACCGCGGCGTTCCTGGCGTTCCGGGGCCAGGGCGGCCTGTGGTTCTTGGCGGTGCTCAGCCTCGCCGGTCTGGTGGCCCTGCTGATCATGAGCGACCGCGTGCGCCCGCTGTGGAACACCCCCACCATCCGCCGCGAGGACGACACGGCGACGGCGCTGGTTCGCCGCCCGGCGGGGGGGGACTGA
- the nuoG gene encoding NADH-quinone oxidoreductase subunit NuoG: protein MKVTVDGVEIDLPAGTSAIDAVFQSGGDVPYFCAHKYLSPVGACRMCLIESGSPRKNPDGTFVMEGEGDAATPKIFWFPKPMASCTMQATDGMHIRSAKTSEVVAKAQAGMMEFTLLNHPLDCPTCDKGGACELQDRAFEYGYGASRFGFDRRHADKHYPLSEYVILDQERCIHCKRCVRYFEEVPGQEVLDFIERGGHTFIDTEEGGLPTGFQGNITDICPVGALLDNVARFRGRNWEYDHTPTTCTLCPVGCSITVDARNGRLERIVAGENREVNEAWICDAGRFGHSFASHDRLTVPMIRGEDGQLHAATWDDAINAINRGLVGQNMDDLALFTSADSTLEEGVALASLAELTGTKHVDHWPRHEVTITAPAATLTDVATADLVVVIGADLGEEAPVLELRILEMLRGGLLPAEFDHGTAIADLRLIERPVRRPEKLVVIGQESGLWKHAGTRIAANGMSGLTRLATPDTDELRGALKALEDAKSPVIILGADALTGASGSFASAVASLATRTGAKVMAIPAGPNSRGLAALNLVPRSGGLGYAQLSQAPAAFISRLDPGVKARGFTIVHDTHLTATAQLADVVLPAVTNYEKRGTTVNLEGRLLGLHQAALSSGEAADLIRTLSAVAEALGVRAKVRGLKGAQTLAATTLGIRLDSLPERGVIHTFTQTYAAPNARPHTPKLWTERMQVPRGDVERIEHIGALVTSGMELPMNSVQPGGDD, encoded by the coding sequence ATGAAAGTCACTGTCGACGGCGTAGAGATCGACCTGCCCGCCGGAACGTCCGCCATCGACGCGGTGTTCCAGTCGGGTGGGGACGTGCCGTATTTCTGCGCGCACAAGTACCTGTCACCGGTGGGCGCGTGCCGGATGTGCCTGATCGAATCCGGCAGTCCACGCAAGAACCCGGACGGGACGTTCGTGATGGAGGGGGAGGGAGACGCGGCCACGCCGAAGATTTTCTGGTTCCCGAAGCCCATGGCGTCGTGCACCATGCAGGCGACCGACGGCATGCACATCCGCAGCGCCAAGACCAGTGAAGTGGTGGCCAAGGCGCAGGCGGGCATGATGGAGTTCACCCTCCTGAACCACCCGCTCGACTGCCCCACCTGCGACAAGGGCGGCGCGTGCGAGCTGCAGGATCGGGCCTTCGAGTACGGCTACGGCGCGAGCCGCTTCGGCTTCGACCGCCGGCACGCGGACAAGCACTACCCGCTCTCGGAATACGTGATCCTCGATCAGGAGCGCTGCATCCACTGCAAGCGCTGCGTGCGCTACTTCGAGGAGGTGCCGGGTCAGGAGGTGCTGGACTTCATCGAGCGCGGCGGCCACACCTTCATCGACACGGAGGAAGGCGGGCTGCCCACGGGCTTCCAGGGCAACATCACCGACATCTGCCCGGTGGGGGCACTGCTGGACAACGTGGCGCGGTTCCGGGGGCGCAACTGGGAGTACGACCACACGCCCACGACCTGCACGCTGTGCCCGGTCGGGTGCTCGATCACCGTGGACGCCCGCAATGGCCGCCTGGAACGCATCGTGGCCGGCGAGAACCGCGAGGTGAACGAGGCGTGGATCTGCGACGCGGGCCGCTTCGGGCACAGCTTTGCCAGCCATGACCGCCTGACGGTGCCCATGATCCGGGGCGAGGACGGACAGCTGCACGCCGCGACGTGGGACGACGCCATCAATGCCATCAACCGGGGCCTGGTCGGGCAGAACATGGACGATCTCGCCCTGTTCACCTCTGCCGACAGCACGCTGGAGGAAGGGGTCGCGCTGGCGTCCCTGGCCGAGCTGACGGGCACGAAACACGTCGACCACTGGCCCCGCCACGAGGTGACCATCACCGCCCCCGCCGCGACCCTGACGGACGTGGCGACTGCCGATCTGGTCGTCGTGATCGGGGCCGACCTGGGCGAGGAAGCGCCGGTGCTGGAACTCCGGATCCTGGAGATGCTGCGCGGTGGCCTGTTGCCGGCCGAGTTCGATCACGGCACCGCGATTGCCGACCTGCGCCTGATCGAGCGCCCGGTGCGCAGGCCCGAGAAGCTGGTCGTGATCGGCCAGGAGTCGGGCCTGTGGAAGCACGCGGGCACGCGTATCGCGGCGAACGGCATGAGCGGGCTGACCCGCCTGGCCACGCCGGATACGGATGAGCTGCGCGGCGCGCTGAAGGCTCTGGAAGACGCAAAATCGCCGGTCATCATCCTCGGCGCGGACGCCCTGACCGGCGCGTCGGGGTCGTTCGCGTCAGCCGTCGCCAGCCTCGCCACCCGCACGGGCGCGAAGGTCATGGCGATTCCCGCCGGGCCGAACAGCCGGGGCCTCGCGGCACTGAATCTCGTGCCGCGCAGCGGTGGCCTGGGGTACGCGCAGCTTTCCCAGGCCCCGGCCGCGTTCATCAGCCGGCTCGATCCGGGCGTGAAGGCGCGCGGCTTCACCATCGTCCACGACACGCACCTGACCGCCACGGCGCAGCTCGCGGACGTGGTGCTGCCCGCCGTCACCAACTACGAGAAGCGCGGCACGACCGTGAACCTCGAAGGCCGCCTGCTGGGCCTGCACCAGGCCGCTCTGAGCAGCGGCGAGGCCGCCGACCTGATCCGCACGTTGAGCGCGGTGGCCGAGGCGCTGGGCGTCAGGGCGAAGGTGCGCGGTCTGAAGGGTGCACAGACTCTCGCCGCCACCACGCTGGGCATCAGGCTCGACAGCCTGCCCGAGCGCGGCGTGATCCACACCTTCACGCAGACCTACGCCGCCCCGAACGCCCGACCGCACACGCCGAAGCTCTGGACGGAGCGGATGCAGGTGCCCCGGGGTGATGTGGAACGGATCGAGCACATCGGAGCCCTCGTGACCTCTGGCATGGAACTCCCCATGAACTCTGTCCAGCCCGGAGGTGACGACTGA
- a CDS encoding NADH-quinone oxidoreductase subunit N yields the protein MLQTPTGTDLYSLGALFPILAVLLGALTSTLLGFWVSRRVLTYLNIGWLLISAVWMMTLWNQGRQAFTRIVTLPDGQPLLTASLQADNPALLLGLVIVVGSVMTMLVSLDTAWRARISFPEFDAMLMYAITGGLLMAFSGDLIVMLIGLEIMSLSGYVLATLQDSRRAEESGLKYFLLGAVGSAILIYGIAFVYGATGSLNYAEISLRVGSVSGLLPQNTGILVGGALLVLAGFAFKIALVPFHQWTPDVYSGAPTSISLFLSTVVKVAVFAGMLRVFSGALADAPGWASVLQVLTAATLIIGNTAALLQANFKRMLAYSAVAHTGFLAMALLGTPATGGAALTYYLLIYTLMTAAALAIVAALQRSEEGMSISDLRGLYYRHPGYAVALAICLASLAGLPPFAGFFGKYLAFQAAFQNGYVWLSVLAAITSVAALVYYLRPGMLMFMPDRTPAREYAHGQRPPTTLAVALGVAGVTILGLLPNLWYGWLGNPDIWRLLAGR from the coding sequence ATGCTGCAAACCCCCACCGGAACCGACCTCTACTCGCTGGGTGCGCTGTTTCCCATCCTGGCGGTGCTGCTGGGGGCCCTGACCAGCACCCTGCTGGGCTTCTGGGTCAGCCGCCGCGTCCTGACCTACCTGAACATCGGCTGGCTGCTGATCAGCGCCGTGTGGATGATGACGCTGTGGAACCAGGGCCGTCAGGCCTTCACGCGGATCGTCACGCTTCCGGACGGCCAGCCGCTGCTCACGGCGTCGCTCCAGGCCGATAACCCGGCGCTGCTTCTGGGACTGGTCATCGTCGTGGGCAGCGTCATGACCATGCTGGTGTCGCTGGACACCGCGTGGCGGGCCCGGATCTCCTTCCCGGAATTCGACGCCATGCTGATGTACGCGATCACGGGGGGGCTGCTGATGGCCTTCTCCGGCGACCTGATCGTCATGCTGATCGGGCTGGAGATCATGAGCCTGTCGGGCTACGTGCTCGCCACCCTGCAGGACTCGCGCCGCGCCGAGGAATCCGGCCTGAAGTACTTCCTGCTGGGCGCGGTGGGCAGCGCCATCCTGATCTACGGGATCGCCTTCGTGTACGGCGCGACCGGCAGCCTGAACTACGCCGAGATCTCGCTGCGGGTCGGCTCGGTGTCGGGGCTGCTGCCGCAGAACACCGGCATCCTGGTCGGCGGGGCGCTGCTGGTGCTGGCCGGCTTCGCGTTCAAGATCGCGCTGGTGCCCTTCCACCAGTGGACGCCGGACGTGTACTCGGGGGCACCCACCAGCATCAGCCTGTTCCTGAGCACGGTCGTGAAGGTCGCGGTGTTCGCCGGGATGCTGCGCGTGTTCTCGGGGGCCCTGGCCGACGCGCCGGGCTGGGCGAGCGTGCTGCAGGTGCTGACGGCCGCCACGCTGATCATCGGGAATACCGCCGCGCTCCTCCAGGCCAACTTCAAGCGCATGCTCGCGTACTCGGCCGTGGCGCACACCGGTTTCCTGGCGATGGCCCTGCTGGGCACCCCGGCCACCGGCGGCGCGGCCCTGACGTACTACCTGCTGATCTACACCCTGATGACCGCCGCGGCCCTGGCGATCGTGGCCGCCCTGCAACGCAGCGAGGAAGGGATGTCCATCAGCGACCTGCGCGGCCTGTACTACCGCCATCCGGGCTACGCGGTCGCCCTGGCGATCTGCCTGGCGTCGCTGGCGGGCCTGCCGCCCTTCGCGGGCTTCTTCGGCAAGTACCTCGCGTTCCAGGCGGCCTTCCAAAACGGGTACGTGTGGCTCAGCGTGCTGGCAGCGATCACCAGCGTGGCGGCGCTGGTCTACTACCTGCGCCCCGGCATGCTGATGTTCATGCCGGACCGCACGCCGGCGCGCGAGTACGCGCACGGCCAGCGGCCGCCCACCACCCTGGCCGTGGCGCTGGGCGTGGCCGGCGTGACCATCCTGGGCCTGCTGCCCAACCTGTGGTACGGCTGGCTGGGCAATCCGGACATCTGGCGGCTCCTGGCCGGGCGCTGA
- the nuoK gene encoding NADH-quinone oxidoreductase subunit NuoK has product MVPTTSYVALSGVLFALGMIGVLTRRTAIMVFLSVELMLNAANLALVAFARAWNDPTGQTAVFIVMTLAAAEVAIGLAIIVAIFRKRETTNVDDLAGMKG; this is encoded by the coding sequence ATGGTGCCGACGACGAGTTACGTGGCCCTGTCGGGCGTGCTGTTCGCGCTGGGCATGATCGGTGTCCTGACCCGGCGCACGGCGATCATGGTCTTCCTGTCGGTGGAACTCATGCTCAATGCCGCGAACCTGGCCCTGGTGGCCTTCGCGCGGGCGTGGAACGACCCGACCGGCCAGACCGCCGTCTTCATCGTGATGACCCTGGCCGCCGCCGAGGTGGCGATCGGCCTGGCGATCATCGTCGCCATCTTCCGCAAGCGCGAGACGACCAACGTGGACGATCTCGCGGGCATGAAAGGCTGA
- a CDS encoding NADH-quinone oxidoreductase subunit M, whose amino-acid sequence MSRDFIRLLPTFMVFLPMLGSLLLLVTPKRWRDEVAGLLCALTLGIGFMIWRAGGSDLLSVPWVPALGITYSTELSGVSLALAMVTAFMSFIAVLYAARRIPNPGTMLALILAMETGLLGIFAARDLVLFYVFFEDALLPSLLMLAIYGKAGRMRALVKFAAYTLFGSLLMLVSIIGIKYLGGSPTFALADLRANVVPAGSAQTWLYVAFLTAMAVKLPLWPLHAWLPDFHEQNHDSGIPDVMGTLYKVGGYGVFIFGITLFPDASLELRPVLMGLAAFTALYAAWIAFHQTDWKRLLAYAGLSHMGFVALGVFSLNETAVIGAMYLLAFQNLYTGALFLAVGMLQERTGSIEVRVGGVMTQAGALGGLTLALWLASIAVPGMAGFIGEFSILLGAYQVFPWLAFVAGITTIAAAAYALTAFQHTFWQARPTGGIPVGDLVHTEWLILILPLAVAIFFGVYSAPALNLMQPAVKAVLAALGGN is encoded by the coding sequence ATGAGCCGCGACTTCATCCGGCTGCTGCCCACCTTCATGGTGTTCCTGCCCATGCTCGGCAGCCTGCTGCTGCTGGTCACGCCCAAGCGCTGGCGCGACGAGGTGGCGGGCCTGCTGTGTGCCCTGACGCTGGGGATCGGCTTCATGATCTGGCGGGCAGGCGGTAGTGACCTGCTGAGCGTGCCGTGGGTGCCGGCGCTGGGGATCACATATTCCACCGAACTGTCAGGCGTGAGTCTGGCACTGGCGATGGTCACGGCGTTCATGTCGTTCATCGCGGTGCTGTACGCGGCGCGGCGCATTCCCAACCCCGGCACCATGCTGGCACTGATCCTCGCCATGGAGACCGGACTGCTGGGCATCTTCGCGGCGCGGGATCTGGTGCTGTTCTACGTGTTCTTCGAGGATGCGCTGCTGCCCTCGCTGCTCATGCTCGCCATCTACGGCAAGGCGGGGCGCATGCGGGCGCTGGTCAAATTCGCCGCGTACACGCTGTTCGGCTCGCTGCTCATGCTGGTCTCGATCATCGGGATCAAGTACCTGGGGGGCAGCCCGACCTTCGCGCTGGCCGATCTGAGGGCCAACGTCGTGCCTGCGGGCTCCGCGCAGACGTGGCTGTACGTGGCCTTCCTGACCGCCATGGCCGTCAAGCTGCCGCTGTGGCCGCTGCACGCGTGGCTGCCGGACTTCCACGAGCAGAACCACGACAGCGGCATCCCGGATGTCATGGGCACGCTGTACAAGGTCGGGGGCTACGGGGTGTTCATCTTCGGCATCACGCTGTTCCCCGACGCCTCGCTGGAACTGCGGCCGGTGCTGATGGGTCTCGCGGCCTTCACCGCGCTGTACGCGGCGTGGATCGCCTTCCACCAGACCGACTGGAAGCGCCTGCTGGCCTACGCGGGCCTGAGCCACATGGGCTTTGTCGCGCTCGGCGTGTTCTCGCTGAACGAGACGGCCGTGATCGGCGCGATGTACCTCCTGGCCTTCCAGAACCTGTACACCGGGGCGCTGTTCCTGGCGGTCGGGATGCTCCAGGAGCGCACCGGCAGCATCGAGGTGCGTGTGGGCGGCGTCATGACCCAGGCGGGTGCCCTGGGTGGCCTGACGCTGGCCCTGTGGCTCGCCAGCATCGCCGTGCCGGGCATGGCCGGTTTCATCGGGGAATTCTCGATCCTGCTGGGCGCCTACCAGGTGTTCCCGTGGCTGGCCTTCGTGGCCGGGATCACGACCATCGCGGCCGCCGCGTACGCCCTGACCGCCTTCCAGCACACCTTCTGGCAGGCGCGGCCCACCGGGGGGATTCCCGTGGGTGACCTCGTGCATACCGAGTGGCTGATCCTGATCCTGCCGCTCGCCGTGGCGATCTTCTTCGGGGTGTACTCCGCCCCGGCCCTGAACCTCATGCAACCCGCCGTGAAGGCCGTGCTCGCCGCACTTGGGGGAAACTGA
- the nuoI gene encoding NADH-quinone oxidoreductase subunit NuoI gives MGVLEIAKGMGLTLGKMFQKPLTVSYPEQRATLQPRFRGRHVLTRHPGTNLEKCIGCSLCAAACPAYAIYVEAAENDPANPVSPGERYAKVYEINMLRCIFCGMCEEACPTGAVVMGNEFEMADYRYGDFVYAKEDMLVGTEGSLPQRREAARKGKPVRLGFQVEGGVRAELEGVKYK, from the coding sequence ATGGGCGTGCTTGAAATCGCCAAGGGCATGGGCCTGACCCTGGGCAAGATGTTCCAGAAGCCCCTGACCGTCAGTTATCCCGAGCAGCGGGCCACCTTGCAGCCCCGCTTCCGTGGGCGGCACGTGCTCACGCGGCACCCCGGCACCAATCTGGAGAAGTGCATCGGGTGCTCGCTGTGTGCGGCGGCGTGCCCCGCCTACGCGATCTACGTCGAGGCCGCCGAGAACGATCCGGCCAACCCTGTGTCGCCCGGCGAGCGCTACGCCAAGGTCTACGAGATCAACATGCTGCGCTGCATCTTCTGCGGCATGTGCGAGGAAGCGTGCCCCACGGGCGCGGTCGTGATGGGCAATGAGTTCGAGATGGCCGATTACCGCTACGGCGATTTCGTGTACGCCAAGGAGGACATGCTGGTCGGCACCGAGGGCAGCCTGCCCCAGCGCCGCGAGGCCGCGAGGAAGGGCAAACCCGTCCGCCTGGGGTTCCAGGTGGAGGGCGGCGTCCGCGCCGAACTGGAGGGGGTGAAGTACAAGTGA